A genomic region of Papaver somniferum cultivar HN1 chromosome 7, ASM357369v1, whole genome shotgun sequence contains the following coding sequences:
- the LOC113293536 gene encoding pistil-specific extensin-like protein, translating into MGKEMGMIIGVIASMLLPNNVIISSEGLTKEEQKLIYVAAKVLCQDCNGDWINGAKPIEGSRVSILCMDDANKKVVYRGSNKTNKKGEFGIILNQKSINGKDIIKPELCTVKLESSPNPDCYIPTDFRGGRLGVKLNSVRSSFDQLRPNVTKYRLGPFSYTTPLCDEIDT; encoded by the exons ATGGGGAAGGAAATGGGGATGATTATTGGTGTAATTGCAAGTATGTTGTTGCCGAACAATGTCATCATCTCAAGTGAAGGTTTGACCAAGGAGGAACAGAAGCTGATATATGTTGCTGCCAAGGTTCTGTGCCAGGACTGCAATGGGGATTGGATCAATGGAGCTAAGCCAATCGAAG GGTCCAGGGTATCCATATTGTGCATGGATGATGCAAACAAAAAAGTGGTATATAGGGGAAGCAATAAAACGAACAAAAAGGGGGAGTTCGGAATAATCTTAAACCAGAAATCTATCAATGGAAAAGATATTATTAAGCCAGAATTATGCACGGTTAAGCTTGAATCGTCGCCGAATCCAGATTGTTACATACCTACAGATTTTAGAGGAGGCAGGCTAGGGGTGAAACTGAATAGTGTGCGTTCTTCATTCGATCAACTCCGACCGAACGTTACGAAGTACAGACTTGGACCTTTCTCATACACAACTCCTCTTTGTGATGAAATTGATACTTAG
- the LOC113298737 gene encoding vacuolar protein sorting-associated protein 41 homolog: MGHSPSENGVEGDDEREEEEEDDDEEEEDEEVEEEEEEDEPRLKYQRMGGSIPTLLSNDAASCIAVAERMIALGTHDGTIHILDFLGNQVKEFRSHTATVNDLSFDIDGEYVGSCSDDGFVVINSLFTDEKMNFDYRRPMKAISLDPEYSRSSSRRFVAGGLAGQLFMNAKKWLGSRDQVLHSGEGPIHAVKWRTSLIAWANNAGVKVYDTANDQRITFIERPTGTPRPELLLPHLVWQDDTLLVIGWGTSVKIAAIIGNAYTGANGTQRHVAFSSMKQVDIVASFQTSYSISGIAPYGDALVVLAYIPEKEDGEKEFSSTAPSRQGNAQRPEVRIVTWKNDELTTDALPVHGFEHYKAKDYALAHAPFSGSSYAGGQWAAGDEPMYYVVSPKDVVIAKPRDAEDHIAWLLQHGNHEKALAAVEAGQGPTELLDEVGTRYLDHLILERRYADAASLCPKLLRGSSSAWERWVFHFAHLRQLPVLVPFIPTENPRLRDTAYEVALVALATNPSYHKDLLSTIKSWPSVIYSALPIISAIEPQLNTSSMTDALKETLAELYRIDGQYEKALGLYADLLKPELFDFIEKYNLHDAIREKVVELMILDAKRAVSVLIHHKDLIPPVEVVPKLLAARKKCDSRFFLHLYLHSVFVTSTDAAKDFHDMQVELYADYDQKMLLPFLRSSQHYHLEKAYEICVKRNLLREQVYILGRMGNSKKALAVIVNKLEDIEEAVEFVTMQHDDELWEELIKQCLHRPEMVGMLLEHTVGNLDPLYIVNMVPNGLQIPRLRDRLVKIITDYRTETSLRHGCNDILKADCVNLLVKYYKEARHAVCLGGGEDEVRPKRDDNGRSTGNDRRGGSAAGSIKRLEVKYKTRGGGRCCMCFDPFSIQDVSVTVFFCCHAYHTSCLMDSMHSLSSTSEKDDSDDDDKDDENKSSLPRIRCILCTTAAQ; encoded by the exons ATGGGTCATAGTCCTTCAGAGAATGGAgttgaaggagatgatgaaagagaagaagaagaagaagatgatgatgaagaagaagaggatgaagaagttgaggaagaggaggaagaagatgaacctAGATTGAAGTATCAAAGAATGGGAGGAAGTATTCCTACGCTTTTATCTAATGATGCTGCTTCTTGTATTGCTGTTGCTGAACGTATGATCGCTCTTGGAACTCATGATGGAACTATTCATATCCTTGATTTTCTCGGAAATCAG GTGAAGGAGTTTCGTTCTCACACAGCTACTGTAAACGATCTCAGCTTTGACATAGATGGTGAATACGTTGGGAGTTGCTCAGATGATGGATTTGTAGTAATAAATAGTCTGTTTACTGATGAGAAAATGAACTTTGACTATCGCCGCCCCATGAAAGCGATCTCTCTTGACCCAGAATACTCAAGAAGTTCATCTCGGAGGTTTGTTGCTGGTGGTTTAGCTGGTCAGTTATTTATGAATGCAAAGAAATGGCTAGGATCCCGTGACCAG GTTCTACACTCGGGCGAGGGTCCAATACATGCGGTGAAGTGGAGAACTAGCCTTATTGCATGGGCTAATAATGCTGGGGTCAAAGTATATGACACAGCAAATGATCAGCGCATCACATTTATTGAGAGGCCAACAGGAACCCCACGCCCTGAGCTCTTACTACCTCATCTAGTTTGGCAG GACGATACTCTCTTGGTTATTGGTTGGGGAACTTCAGTAAAAATTGCTGCAATAATAGGGAACGCTTACACAGGAGCCAATGGGACACAAAGGCATGTGGCCTTTTCCAGTATGAAACAGGTTGATATTGTGGCGTCTTTCCAAACCAGCTATTCCATTTCAGGAATTGCACCCTACGGTGATGCTTTGGTTGTCCTTGCTTATATTCCTGAAAAAGAGGATGGAGAAAAAGAATTCAGTAGCACTGCTCCATCACGTCAG GGGAATGCACAGAGACCAGAAGTACGTATAGTCACGTGGAAAAATGATGAGCTTACAACTGATGCTCTTCCAGTACATGGTTTTGAGCATTACAAGGCAAAGGATTATGCTCTCGCTCATGCTCCTTTCTCAG GTAGCAGCTATGCAGGTGGTCAATGGGCTGCTGGGGATGAACCGATGTATTACGTAGTCTCTCCTAAGGATGTTGTCATTGCGAAGCCTAG GGATGCTGAAGACCATATAGCTTGGCTTCTTCAACACGGGAATCATGAGAAAGCATTGGCTGCGGTTGAGGCAGGACAGGGACCAACAGAACTTCTCGATGAG GTTGGAACAAGATACCTTGATCATCTGATTTTGGAAAGGAGATACGCTGACGCTGCTTCTTTGTGCCCCAAGTTGTTGCGTGGATCTTCTTCAGCATGGGAGAG ATGGGTTTTCCACTTTGCTCATCTTCGCCAGCTTCCTGTCTTGGTTCCATTCATACCAACTGAAAATCCAAGGTTGCGCGATACTGCTTATGAG GTTGCTTTAGTGGCTCTGGCAACAAATCCTTCTTATCACAAGGACCTCCTATCAACTATTAAATCTTGGCCATCAGTGATATATTCTGCATTGCCTATTATTTCAGCAATAGAACCCCAGCTTAATACGTCATCCATGACTGATGCACTTAAAGAG ACTTTGGCTGAGTTGTATAGAATCGATGGACAGTATGAGAAAGCCCTTGGATTATACGCTGAT CTCTTGAAGCCTGAATTGTTTGACTTCATCGAAAAGTACAACTTACATGATGCCATTCGTGAAAAG GTTGTTGAGCTGATGATATTGGATGCTAAACGAGCAGTCTCTGTACTGATCCACCACAAGGATTTAATTCCTCCAGTGGAAGTTGTTCCAAAACTATTGGCTGCTCGTAAAAAGTGTGATTCAAGATTTTTTTTGCACTTATATCTGCATTCAGTATTTGTGACTAGTACAGATGCTGCGAAAGATTTCCATGATATGCAG GTGGAGCTCTACGCTGACTACGATCAAAAGATGTTGCTTCCTTTTCTTCGAAGCAGTCAGCATTATCATCTTGAGAAG GCATATGAAATTTGCGTCAAAAGGAATCTTTTGAGAGAACAAGTCTATATCCTTGGACGGATGGGCAACTCAAAAAAAGCTCTGGCTGTCATCGTGAATAAGCTAGAGGACATAGAAGAG GCTGTAGAATTTGTGACTATGCAACATGACGATGAACTCTGGGAAGAACTAATTAAACAATGTCTACACAGACCTGAAATG GTGGGAATGCTGTTGGAGCACACTGTTGGTAACCTTGATCCGTTATACATTGTAAATATGGTCCCCAATGGTTTACAGATACCTCG TCTTAGGGATCGTCTAGTCAAAATCATTACAGATTACAGGACGGAGACGTCTCTTAGACATGGATGCAATGATATTCTAAAG GCAGATTGTGTTAACCTGTTGGTGAAATACTATAAGGAAGCACGGCATGCAGTTTGCTTGGGTGGTGGAGAAGATGAAGTGCGACCTAAAAGAGATGACAACGGCAGGTCTACAGGTAATGATAGAAGAGGAGGATCAGCTGCCGGAAGTATTAAAAGGCTAGAGGTTAAGTACAAAACAAGAGGCGGTGGAAGGTGTTGTATGTGCTTTGATCCGTTCTCAATTCAGGATGTATCTGTCACCGTGTTCTTTTGTTGTCATGCCTATCATACTAGCTGCCTTATGGATTCAATGCATTCTTTAAGCAGTACAAGTGAAAAGGATGACAGTGACGACGACGATAAAGATGATGAAAACAAGTCTAGTTTACCCCGAATTCGTTGTATCCTATGTACTACAGCTGCTCAATGA
- the LOC113298738 gene encoding L-gulonolactone oxidase 2-like, whose product MSSHLGKPKSVSQFFSFVLTCHLFLLIRFIHSSPPENPIKCSSKNNSNCTVTNSLGVFPDRAICKVSNAIYPQAEQELIAAVAMASMNKIKVKVATRYSHSLPKLVCPDESPNGNLLISTMNLNRTLSIDNSTMIMTVESGVLLRDVISKAAKVGLALPASPYWWGLTIGGMISTGAHGSTLWGNGSYVHDYVIGLRIVTPASPEEGYAKVRVLDNNHPDIKAAKLSLGVVGVISQVTLKLQPLFKRSLTIVREDDSDLATRATTFGKEHEFGDITWYPYQRRALYRLDDRVSINTSGNGLSDFTGFRSTLTPALAAVRVSEETQEAIGDANGKCISARVTTFGLRITGFGYTNDGNLFTGYPIVGYQNRLQASGSCMDSSSDNLITSCAWDPRIRGNFYHQTAVNLPLSKVKNFIEDVQKLRDLVPEAFCGLELGNGILMRYIKGSNVYLGTEEDSIDFDITYYRSKNGSTPRLFQDILEEVEQIAVFKYAGIPHWGKNRNLGFIGAINKYKHAAEFLKVKESYDPTGVFSSKWTNQILGLDQSGVTIIKDGCALEGLCICSEDIHCAPRKGYVCRPGRIYTSARVCADVNRVDTADISITTLEEEEDLGFSDM is encoded by the exons ATGTCAAGCCACTTAGGAAAACCAAAAAGTGTTTCTCAGTTTTTTAGCTTTGTGCTAACATGTCATTTGTTTCTACTTATTCGTTTCATTCATTCTTCTCCACCAGAAAACCCCATAAAATGTTCTTCAAAGAATAACAGTAATTGCACCGTTACAAATTCTCTAGGTGTATTTCCAGACAGGGCAATATGTAAAGTATCAAATGCTATTTACCCTCAGGCGGAACAAGAACTTATTGCAGCAGTAGCTATGGCTTCCATGAACAAAATCAAGGTGAAAGTTGCAACTAGGTATTCTCACAGtctaccaaagttagtttgtccAGACGAGAGTCCGAATGGTAATTTACTCATAAGCACTATGAACCTCAACCGGACATTAAGTATCGATAATTCCACGATGATCATGACAGTTGAATCCGGCGTGTTACTTAGAGATGTGATTTCGAAGGCTGCCAAAGTTGGATTGGCACTCCCTGCTAGTCCTTACTGGTGGGGATTAACAATCGGCGGTATGATTTCTACTGGTGCCCATGGAAGTACTTTATGGGGTAATGGAAGTTATGTTCATGATTATGTTATAGGGCTTCGGATTGTCACACCTGCTAGCCCTGAGGAAGGTTATGCCAAAGTGAGGGTTCTTGATAATAATCACCCTGACATTAAAGCAGCCAAGTTATCCCTTGGAGTTGTCGGTGTTATTTCACAG GTTACTCTTAAACTCCAGCCACTTTTCAAACGATCCCTAACCATTGTTAGGGAAGACGATTCAGATTTAGCAACTCGGGCGACCACCTTCGGCAAAGAACATGAGTTCGGAGACATAACTTGGTATCCTTATCAACGTAGGGCACTTTATCGACTTGATGACAGAGTCTCCATAAATACATCCGGAAATGGTCTCAGTGACTTCACTGGTTTTCGTTCTACATTGACACCAGCTTTGGCCGCTGTAAGAGTTTCAG AGGAGACTCAGGAAGCAATAGGTGATGCGAATGGGAAATGCATCAGCGCAAGGGTAACCACATTTGGATTAAGGATTACCGGATTCGGATACACAAATGATGGCAATTTGTTTACAGGTTACCCCATAGTTGGATATCAAAATCGGTTACAAGCCTCAGGAAGCTGTATGGATAGCTCGTCAGATAATCTAATCACATCATGTGCATGGGATCCACGGATTAGAGGCAACTTTTATCACCAAACTGCTGTCAATCTACCACTGTCAAAGGTTAAGAACTTCATCGAGGATGTACAAAAACTTAGAGATTTAGTACCCGAAGCTTTCTGTGGTTTAGAGCTTGGAAATGGAATCCTAATGAGATACATAAAGGGTTCAAATGTTTACTTGGGTACAGAAGAAGATTCCATCGATTTCGATATAACCTATTATAGAAGTAAAAATGGTTCGACACCTAGACTTTTCCAAGACATATTAGAAGAAGTAGAACAGATTGCAGTTTTTAAGTATGCAGGAATACCACACTGGGGTAAAAACCGCAATCTTGGGTTTATTGGTGCAATCAATAAGTATAAACACGCTGCCGAGTTTCTGAAAGTGAAGGAAAGTTATGATCCTACTGGAGTGTTTTCAAGTAAATGGACTAATCAGATCCTTGGTTTAGATCAAAGTGGTGTGACCATTATTAAGGATGGTTGTGCCTTGGAAGGACTTTGTATATGCTCTGAGGATATTCATTGCGCACCGAGAAAGGGGTACGTTTGTCGACCAGGTCGAATTTATACAAGTGCTAGAGTTTGTGCAGATGTAAATAGAGTTGATACAGCAGATATCAGTATCACTACACTTGAAGAGGAGGAGGACCTTGGATTTTCAGACATGTAA